In Heptranchias perlo isolate sHepPer1 chromosome 7, sHepPer1.hap1, whole genome shotgun sequence, a genomic segment contains:
- the LOC137323253 gene encoding SPEG neighbor protein-like translates to MSKTAHAAVKKGAPPPGCSIDIKDPKVQDAAIKIQASYRGHRSRKEMREKGPPKILKALKDIVLIEGSAARLDCRVSAFPDPLIRWSKDGQELKDGPKYRYMFEDPDVVALVVRDGTLSDLGTYTISITNTFGEAFDSAKIIIEVPGKIEKGPDSVKVKAGQTVKLVAHISGEPEPDVGWAKDGEDIEEDNRVFYDIEANTTTLTIKNVVASDAGKYEIFVENSLGMDQSFARVDVN, encoded by the exons ATGTCGAAGACGGCCCACGCTGCTGTGAAGAAAGGCGCCCCTCCCCCAGGCTGTAGTATCGACATCAAAGACCCCAAAGTCCAAGATGCAGCCATCAAAATCCAGGCTTCGTATCGAGGACACAG atCCCGTAaagagatgagggagaaaggcccGCCCAAAATCCTGAAAGCATTGAAGGACATTGTCCTGATCGAAGGCAGTGCGGCCAGGCTCGACTGCAGGGTCAGTGCTTTCCCAGACCCCCTCATCCGCTGGTCCAAGGACGGTCAAGAGTTGAAGGACGGGCCCAAGTACCGCTACATGTTTGAGGACCCTGACGTGGTGGCGTTGGTGGTTAGAGACGGGACACTCTCTGATCTGGGCACATACACCATCTCAATCACTAACACCTTTGGAGAAGCTTTCGACTCTGCAAAGATCATCATTGAAG TGCCGGGGAAGATAGAGAAAGGACCCGACAGCGTGAAAGTAAAGGCGGGGCAGACGGTGAAGCTGGTGGCCCACATCAGCGGGGAGCCGGAGCCTGACGTGGGATGGGCCAAGGACGGAGAGGACATCGAGGAAGATAACAG aGTGTTCTATGATATTGAAGCAAACACCACCACCCTGACAATCAAAAACGTCGTAGCATCGGACGCGGGCAAGTACGAAATCTTCGTGGAGAACAGTCTGGGAATGGATCAATCCTTCGCCAGAGTCGATGTCAACTGA